The following are encoded in a window of Impatiens glandulifera chromosome 5, dImpGla2.1, whole genome shotgun sequence genomic DNA:
- the LOC124940204 gene encoding proteasome activator subunit 4-like isoform X1, whose protein sequence is MHLYNAWLPPPVAEETKKEKESFALVVTSLQELYLPDDPESVYATLKWVPIIDLFLRAKSDVSSEDVSALVKLGLEIFLKSDCKLYAQVRWGSILVKLLNKHRKKLSLKIQWRSLYETLINTHFSRNTGPEGWNLRQRHFLTLTSLIISCRKFFHAGAASEIWSEFRDLLENPWHNSSYEGAGFVRLFLPTNVDNLDFFQQDWVKSCIDKWDSIPNCLFWDAQWTAITSSVIKNCAFVDWDSFLPVLFTRYLNMFEVPVANGSGSYPFPADVPRNTRFLFSNKSITPAKSIAKSIVYLLKPGSSSWQQFEKMVNLLEQYYHPSNGGRWTHSLARFLFHLVTVFQKRLQKEQLGENDKIQAELCLGPSERVAFVNSVLKLIDRGQYSKNGLLSQTVAATTSILSYVEPSIVLPFLASRFHMALETITATHQLKTAVTSVAFAGRSLFFTSLSSSTVGGADGFTDLLMISLTNALLGMDANDPPKTLATMQLIGSIFSNMAKLEDGAEDWALLPSFSEWLDEFLCRLFSLLRHLEPSSAVNEGLNSSSAYGTFLVDDNPQYFCMLEVLFGRLSKSLYTQAIRKISKFVKTNILPGAVAEIGLLCCACVHSDPSEAAVHLIEPLLASIVSSFEGTPTTGFGGKSIPDGSFSSKAKATLSPALETSVDYQLKVLSVTISYGGSSLLRYKHQFEEVIMSAFDCPSWKVNGAGDLVLRSLLGSLIRYYPIDQYRCILHHPVASALEEWISTQEYSDHKQSLIPKWHIPSDEEIQFANELLDLHLRSALDDLIRICQTKIHSDSGSEKEHLKVTLLRLNSSLQGVLSCLPDFRPSANNRSIEDLGSLSFLIAGANGASVGTVELREKAAGVIHTACKYLLEEKADDSILLLIVVRIMDALGNYGSAEYDDWTHYRHAWKLESPSIIEPPINFIISSHSKGKRRPRWALVDKAYMHHTWRASQSSYHLFRTSAKTSPSDHLILLVDDLLNLSVHQYEIVRILACKALLKMLRRWPSLTSKCVLTMSANLSNLNTPEHAVLGSCSVLSSQTVHKHLTTDLKAFHSFAIGILSSSHHESLKAQKAINEIFVKYNMNFAGISKGILGVSGNHLDGPSFPELISHIASLSFESTNLHWRYNLMSNRALLLLAMASRNDPNVSSRILSETAGHFLKNLKSQLPQTRILAISALNLLLKESPYKETAEKQLTFSVDVEKQTKSSLEEVLSKNFQEEAFFIETLNCLSHLHIISDAENRGNGASFQSYADKSITHFYFEFSSSWPRTPSWTSMLRSDTFYSSFARIFKRLFQECGMPVLVSLKNALDEFTNSKERSKQCVAAEVFAGLLHSDVSGVQEVWDSWMMVQLQNVILSPSVESIPEWTTCIRYSVTGKGKRGTRIPLLREKILDCLATPLPLTVNTTVVAKRIAFLSAALIEVSPPRMPVSEIHLHWKLMQELLDNMRHSSAQVREKIGVTLSIVCSNLQLHTFFTGDDDVGFRIEGRSWDQYLIEHASAVVLNIQSAGNSDRMDVQSDAIHGNDISNGDSKDDMKWMETVFHFIISSCKSGRSSYLLDVIVGLLYPVISLQETSNKDLSTLAKTAFHLLKWRILWVPHLQKAVSVILSSATDSNWRTRSATLTFLRTFMYRHIFVLSDGEKRQIWRTVEDLLKDNQVEVREHAAAVLAGLMKGGDENMSEDFRNRAFEDASIIFKKRKQQRRSSIRGQAVASTHGAVLALAACVLSVPYDMPSWLPEHVTLLAQFVGEPSPVKSAVTKAVAEFRRTHADTWNFQKDSFTEDQLEILADTSSSSSYFA, encoded by the exons ATGCATTTGTATAACGCTTGGCTTCCTCCTCCCGTGGCGGAGGAAACTAAGAAAGAGAAGGAATCGTTCGCCCTCGTGGTGACTTCGCTGCAAGAATTGTACTTGCCGGATGATCCCGAATCGGTCTACGCCACACTGAAATGGGTCCCAATCATTGACCT CTTTCTGAGAGCAAAAAGTGATGTTTCATCAGAAGATGTGTCTGCTCTTGTCAAATTGGGTTTAGAAATATTTCTTAAATCAGATTGCAAACTTTATGCCCAG GTTAGATGGGGAAGCATCCTTGTGAAGTTGTTGAATAAACACAGGAAGAAGTTATCACTGAAAATTCAATGGCGGTCTTTATATGAGACATTAATCAATACTCATTTTAGTAG GAATACGGGTCCAGAAGGATGGAACCTGAGACAAAGACATTTTCTAACACTTACTTCCCTCATTATATCATGCCGAAAGTTCTTTCACGCAGGCGCTGCCTCTGAAATCTGGTCTGAGTTTAG AGATCTTCTGGAAAATCCATGGCATAATTCATCATATGAAGGGGCTGGATTTGTAAGGTTGTTTCTCCCTACAAATGTGGACAATCTGGACTTCTTTCAACA GGATTGGGTCAAGAGTTGTATTGATAAATGGGATTCAATACCAAATTGTCTGTTTTGGGACGCTCAATGGACAGCTATTACTTCCAGTGTCATTAAAAACTGTGCCTTCGTTGACTGGGATAGTTTCTTACCTGTTCTTTTTACCCGATACTTGAATATGTTTGAG GTTCCTGTCGCAAATGGAAGTGGGTCTTATCCATTCCCAGCAGATGTACCTAGAAACacaagatttttattttctaataaatctATCACTCCAGCGAAGTCCATTGCAAAATCAATt GTATATCTGTTAAAACCTGGTAGCTCATCATGGCAACAATTTGAGAAAATGGTCAATCTTTTAGAACA ATACTATCACCCTTCTAATGGCGGTCGCTGGACTCATTCTTTAGCGCGTTTTTTGTTCCATTTAGTAACTGTATTTCAGAAGCGCTTGCAGAAGGAGCAACT gGGTGAAAATGACAAAATACAAGCTGAGCTATGTTTGGGACCATCAGAGAGAGTAGCATTTGTGAATTCAGTGCTTAAATTGATAGACCGTGGTCAGTATAGCAAAAACGGACTTCTTTCTCAAACGGTTGCTGCAACTACTTCTATTTTGTCTTATGTTGAACCCTCCATTGTTCTTCCATTTTTGGCTTCCCGGTTTCATATGGCTCTTGAAACG ATCACAGCCACCCACCAGTTGAAGACTGCTGTTACATCTGTGGCATTTGCAGGGCGGTCACTATTTTTTACATCATTGTCATCGTCTACAGTTGGTGGTGCTGATGGATTCACTGATCTACTGATGATTTCGTTGACAAATGCCTTACTGGGTATGGATGCCAATGACCCTCCTAAAACCTTGGCCACGATGCAACTGATTGGTTCCATATTTTCAAAT ATGGCAAAACTGGAAGACGGTGCAGAAGATTGGGCATTACTTCCTAGCTTTTCTGAATGGCTTGATGAGTTCCTGTGTAGATTGTTTTCCTTACTACGGCACTTGGAACCCAGTAGTGCTGT GAATGAAGGCCTTAACTCATCTTCTGCATATGGAACATTCCTTGTTGATGACAATCCCCAATACTTTTGCATGCTAGAAGTCTTGTTTGGGAGGCTTTCAAAATCTCTTTACACCCAG GCAATAAGAAAAATCTCGAAGTTCGTGAAAACAAATATTCTTCCTGGTGCAGTTGCAGAGATTGGATTGCTCTGTTGTGCATGTGTACATTCAGATCCTTCTGAGGCAGCTGTTCACCTTATTGAACCACTTTTGGCATCTATTGTATCCTCTTTTGAAGGCACACCTACTACAGGGTTCGGAGGAAAGTCAATCCCTGATGGATCATTTTCATCTAAG GCAAAAGCCACGCTGTCTCCAGCACTTGAAACATCAGTTGACTATCAACTAAAAGTGTTGTCAGTCACCATCAGTTATGGGGGTTCTTCCCTTCTCCGTTATAAGCATCAGTTTGAAGAAGTTATCATGTCTGCCTTTGATTGTCCATCTTGGAAG GTTAATGGTGCGGGTGATCTTGTTCTCCGATCTCTTCTTGGAAGTCTCATCCGTTATTATCCTATTGATCAGTACAG ATGCATTCTTCATCACCCAGTAGCCTCTGCATTGGAGGAGTGGATAAGCACACAAGAATATTCAGATCATAAACAGTCGTTGATCCCCAAGTGGCATATCCCTAGTGATGAAGAAATTCAATTTGCAAATGAGCTGTTAGATCTGCATTTAAGATCAGCTTTAGATGATCTTATCAGAATATGTCAGACTAAAATTCATTCTGATTCAG GAAGTGAAAAAGAGCACCTCAAGGTGACACTTTTGCGGTTGAATTCTTCATTGCAAGGTGTCTTATCATGCTTGCCTGATTTTAGACCATCGGCTAACAACAGATCTATCGAGGATTTGGGTAGTTTATCTTTCTTAATAGCTGGTGCTAATGGTGCTAGTGTTGGCACTGTTGAATTGAGGGAAAAAGCAGCGGGAGTCATACATACAGCCTGcaa ATACTTATTAGAGGAAAAAGCTGATGATAGCATCTTACTCCTAATTGTTGTTCGCATTATGGATGCTTTGGGTAACTATG GAAGTGCTGAATATGATGACTGGACACATTACAGGCATGCTTGGAAGTTGGAATCTCCTTCCATAATTGAACCGCCAATAAACTTCATCATTTCATCTCATTCTAAAGGGAAGAGAAG GCCTCGTTGGGCACTTGTTGACAAAGCATATATGCATCACACCTGGCGGGCTTCACAATCATCTTACCATCTGTTCCGCACAAGTGCAAAGACATCTCCGTCAGACCATTTGATTCTTTTGGTGGATGATCTTCTTAATCTTTCAGTGCACCAATATGAAATTGTGCGCAT ACTTGCATGCAAGGCCCTTTTGAAAATGTTGAGAAGATGGCCTTCCTTGACTTCTAAGTGTGTGCTCACCATGTCAGCAAATTTATCTAATCTCAATACGCCAGAGCATGCTGTTCTAGGTTCTTGTTCTGTTCTTTCTTCACAGACAGTGCACAAGCATCTTACAACG GATTTGAAGGCATTTCATTCGTTCGCCATTGGAATTTTATCAAG CTCTCATCATGAATCACTCAAAGCTCAGAAGGCTATTAATGAG ATTTTTGTCAAATATAACATGAATTTTGCGGGCATCTCCAAAGGAATTCTTGGGGTTTCTGGAAACCATCTGGATGGTCCTAGTTTTCCAGAATTGATTTCTCATATTGCTTCTCTGAGCTTTGAGTCAACCAACTTACATTGGCG GTATAACCTTATGTCCAATAGGGCTCTACTTTTGCTGGCAATGGCATCTAGGAATGACCCAAATGTATCTTCAAGAATTCTGAGTGAAACTGCTG GTCACTTCTTGAAAAACTTGAAGAGCCAACTTCCCCAGACAAGAATACTTGCCATCTCTGCATTGAATTTACTGTTAAAAGAATCACCTTATAAAGAAACAGCTGAGAAACAACTTACTTTCTCAGTGGATGTTGAAAAACAAACCAAGTCTTCCCTTGAAGAAGTTTTAAGCAAAAATTTTCAGGAGGAAGCTTTCTTCATCGAAACTCTAAACTGTCTCTCTCATCTTCACATCATTAGTGATGCTGAAAACAGGGGCAATGGTGCTTCCTTTCAGAGTTACGCAGACAAGTCAATTACCCACTTCTATTTTGAATTTTCGTCTTCATGGCCAAGGACTCCCAGTTGGACTTCTATGCTGAGAAGTGATACTTTCTACTCAAGCTTTGCACGCATATTTAAGCGATTATTTCAAGAATGTGGCATGCCTGTTTTAGTTTCTTTGAAAAATGCATTGGATGAGTTTACAAATTCAAAGGAGAGGTCTAAGCAGTGTGTTGCTGCTGAAGTGTTTGCTGGATTATTGCATTCTGATGTTAGTGGTGTACAAGAAGTGTGGGACAGCTGGATGATGGTTCAGTTACAGAATGTTATTCTTTCTCCTTCTGTGGAATCAATACCAGAATGGACCACATGTATACGGTATTCTGTTACTGGAAAGGGGAAACGTGGAACGAGAATCCCGCTTCTTCGTGAGAAGATTCTGGATTGTTTGGCAACGCCTTTACCTCTAACAGTAAATACAACTGTAGTCGCAAAACGTATAGCATTTCTTTCAGCAGCCCTTATAGAAGTCTCCCCACCTAGAATGCCCGTGTCTGAAATTCATCTACACTGGAAACTTATGCAGGAATTGCTAGACAATATGAGGCACTCATCTGCACAG GTGAGAGAAAAAATTGGTGTTACTCTATCCATTGTGTGCTCAAATCTTCAACTTCACACATTCTTCACtggtgatgatgatgttggTTTTAGAATAGAAGGGAGAAGCTGGGACCAATACTTGATAGAACATGCTTCTGCAGTTGTCCTCAACATCCAGAGTGCCGGGAACTCTGATCGAATGGATGTGCAATCAGATGCGATTCATGGAAATGACATTTCAAATGGTGACTCTAAAGATGATATGAAATGGATGGAAACG GTATTCCATTTTATTATCTCATCTTGTAAGTCAGGAAGGTCTTCATATCTACTGGATGTTATTGTGGGTCTTCTCTATCCTGTAATATCTTTGCAG GAAACATCAAATAAAGACCTGTCAACATTGGCCAAGACAGCCTTTCATTTGCTGAAATGGAGGATTTTATGGGTCCCTCATCTACAAAAAGCAGTGTCTGTGATCCTTTCTTCAGCCACCGATTCCAACTGGCGAACTAGATCCGCCACTCTTACCTTCTTGCGTACATTTATGTATAG gCACATCTTTGTCCTTTCTGATGGGGAGAAAAGACAAATCTGGAGAACAGTGGAGGATCTCCTCAAAGACAATCAAGTAGAG GTAAGAGAGCATGCTGCAGCAGTTCTAGCAGGACTAATGAAGGGTGGAGATGAAAATATGTCTGAAGACTTCCGAAATAGAGCTTTTGAAGACGCGAGCATCATATTTAAGAAgagaaagcagcaaag AAGATCTTCTATTCGTGGCCAAGCGGTAGCCTCTACACATGGTGCTGTTCTTGCCTTGGCAGCTTGTGTATTATCTGTTCCCTATGACATGCCCAG TTGGTTACCGGAGCATGTTACCTTGCTAGCTCAATTTGTTGGAGAACCATCGCCAGTGAAATCAGCTGTGACTAAAGCAGTTGCTGAGTTCCGAAGAACACATGCAGATACATGGAATTTTCAGAAAGATTCCTTTACGGAAGACCAACTCGAG ATTCTGGCTGATACATCATCCTCTTCGTCCTATTTCGCTTGA
- the LOC124940204 gene encoding proteasome activator subunit 4-like isoform X2 → MPRWGSILVKLLNKHRKKLSLKIQWRSLYETLINTHFSRNTGPEGWNLRQRHFLTLTSLIISCRKFFHAGAASEIWSEFRDLLENPWHNSSYEGAGFVRLFLPTNVDNLDFFQQDWVKSCIDKWDSIPNCLFWDAQWTAITSSVIKNCAFVDWDSFLPVLFTRYLNMFEVPVANGSGSYPFPADVPRNTRFLFSNKSITPAKSIAKSIVYLLKPGSSSWQQFEKMVNLLEQYYHPSNGGRWTHSLARFLFHLVTVFQKRLQKEQLGENDKIQAELCLGPSERVAFVNSVLKLIDRGQYSKNGLLSQTVAATTSILSYVEPSIVLPFLASRFHMALETITATHQLKTAVTSVAFAGRSLFFTSLSSSTVGGADGFTDLLMISLTNALLGMDANDPPKTLATMQLIGSIFSNMAKLEDGAEDWALLPSFSEWLDEFLCRLFSLLRHLEPSSAVNEGLNSSSAYGTFLVDDNPQYFCMLEVLFGRLSKSLYTQAIRKISKFVKTNILPGAVAEIGLLCCACVHSDPSEAAVHLIEPLLASIVSSFEGTPTTGFGGKSIPDGSFSSKAKATLSPALETSVDYQLKVLSVTISYGGSSLLRYKHQFEEVIMSAFDCPSWKVNGAGDLVLRSLLGSLIRYYPIDQYRCILHHPVASALEEWISTQEYSDHKQSLIPKWHIPSDEEIQFANELLDLHLRSALDDLIRICQTKIHSDSGSEKEHLKVTLLRLNSSLQGVLSCLPDFRPSANNRSIEDLGSLSFLIAGANGASVGTVELREKAAGVIHTACKYLLEEKADDSILLLIVVRIMDALGNYGSAEYDDWTHYRHAWKLESPSIIEPPINFIISSHSKGKRRPRWALVDKAYMHHTWRASQSSYHLFRTSAKTSPSDHLILLVDDLLNLSVHQYEIVRILACKALLKMLRRWPSLTSKCVLTMSANLSNLNTPEHAVLGSCSVLSSQTVHKHLTTDLKAFHSFAIGILSSSHHESLKAQKAINEIFVKYNMNFAGISKGILGVSGNHLDGPSFPELISHIASLSFESTNLHWRYNLMSNRALLLLAMASRNDPNVSSRILSETAGHFLKNLKSQLPQTRILAISALNLLLKESPYKETAEKQLTFSVDVEKQTKSSLEEVLSKNFQEEAFFIETLNCLSHLHIISDAENRGNGASFQSYADKSITHFYFEFSSSWPRTPSWTSMLRSDTFYSSFARIFKRLFQECGMPVLVSLKNALDEFTNSKERSKQCVAAEVFAGLLHSDVSGVQEVWDSWMMVQLQNVILSPSVESIPEWTTCIRYSVTGKGKRGTRIPLLREKILDCLATPLPLTVNTTVVAKRIAFLSAALIEVSPPRMPVSEIHLHWKLMQELLDNMRHSSAQVREKIGVTLSIVCSNLQLHTFFTGDDDVGFRIEGRSWDQYLIEHASAVVLNIQSAGNSDRMDVQSDAIHGNDISNGDSKDDMKWMETVFHFIISSCKSGRSSYLLDVIVGLLYPVISLQETSNKDLSTLAKTAFHLLKWRILWVPHLQKAVSVILSSATDSNWRTRSATLTFLRTFMYRHIFVLSDGEKRQIWRTVEDLLKDNQVEVREHAAAVLAGLMKGGDENMSEDFRNRAFEDASIIFKKRKQQRRSSIRGQAVASTHGAVLALAACVLSVPYDMPSWLPEHVTLLAQFVGEPSPVKSAVTKAVAEFRRTHADTWNFQKDSFTEDQLEILADTSSSSSYFA, encoded by the exons ATGCCCAG ATGGGGAAGCATCCTTGTGAAGTTGTTGAATAAACACAGGAAGAAGTTATCACTGAAAATTCAATGGCGGTCTTTATATGAGACATTAATCAATACTCATTTTAGTAG GAATACGGGTCCAGAAGGATGGAACCTGAGACAAAGACATTTTCTAACACTTACTTCCCTCATTATATCATGCCGAAAGTTCTTTCACGCAGGCGCTGCCTCTGAAATCTGGTCTGAGTTTAG AGATCTTCTGGAAAATCCATGGCATAATTCATCATATGAAGGGGCTGGATTTGTAAGGTTGTTTCTCCCTACAAATGTGGACAATCTGGACTTCTTTCAACA GGATTGGGTCAAGAGTTGTATTGATAAATGGGATTCAATACCAAATTGTCTGTTTTGGGACGCTCAATGGACAGCTATTACTTCCAGTGTCATTAAAAACTGTGCCTTCGTTGACTGGGATAGTTTCTTACCTGTTCTTTTTACCCGATACTTGAATATGTTTGAG GTTCCTGTCGCAAATGGAAGTGGGTCTTATCCATTCCCAGCAGATGTACCTAGAAACacaagatttttattttctaataaatctATCACTCCAGCGAAGTCCATTGCAAAATCAATt GTATATCTGTTAAAACCTGGTAGCTCATCATGGCAACAATTTGAGAAAATGGTCAATCTTTTAGAACA ATACTATCACCCTTCTAATGGCGGTCGCTGGACTCATTCTTTAGCGCGTTTTTTGTTCCATTTAGTAACTGTATTTCAGAAGCGCTTGCAGAAGGAGCAACT gGGTGAAAATGACAAAATACAAGCTGAGCTATGTTTGGGACCATCAGAGAGAGTAGCATTTGTGAATTCAGTGCTTAAATTGATAGACCGTGGTCAGTATAGCAAAAACGGACTTCTTTCTCAAACGGTTGCTGCAACTACTTCTATTTTGTCTTATGTTGAACCCTCCATTGTTCTTCCATTTTTGGCTTCCCGGTTTCATATGGCTCTTGAAACG ATCACAGCCACCCACCAGTTGAAGACTGCTGTTACATCTGTGGCATTTGCAGGGCGGTCACTATTTTTTACATCATTGTCATCGTCTACAGTTGGTGGTGCTGATGGATTCACTGATCTACTGATGATTTCGTTGACAAATGCCTTACTGGGTATGGATGCCAATGACCCTCCTAAAACCTTGGCCACGATGCAACTGATTGGTTCCATATTTTCAAAT ATGGCAAAACTGGAAGACGGTGCAGAAGATTGGGCATTACTTCCTAGCTTTTCTGAATGGCTTGATGAGTTCCTGTGTAGATTGTTTTCCTTACTACGGCACTTGGAACCCAGTAGTGCTGT GAATGAAGGCCTTAACTCATCTTCTGCATATGGAACATTCCTTGTTGATGACAATCCCCAATACTTTTGCATGCTAGAAGTCTTGTTTGGGAGGCTTTCAAAATCTCTTTACACCCAG GCAATAAGAAAAATCTCGAAGTTCGTGAAAACAAATATTCTTCCTGGTGCAGTTGCAGAGATTGGATTGCTCTGTTGTGCATGTGTACATTCAGATCCTTCTGAGGCAGCTGTTCACCTTATTGAACCACTTTTGGCATCTATTGTATCCTCTTTTGAAGGCACACCTACTACAGGGTTCGGAGGAAAGTCAATCCCTGATGGATCATTTTCATCTAAG GCAAAAGCCACGCTGTCTCCAGCACTTGAAACATCAGTTGACTATCAACTAAAAGTGTTGTCAGTCACCATCAGTTATGGGGGTTCTTCCCTTCTCCGTTATAAGCATCAGTTTGAAGAAGTTATCATGTCTGCCTTTGATTGTCCATCTTGGAAG GTTAATGGTGCGGGTGATCTTGTTCTCCGATCTCTTCTTGGAAGTCTCATCCGTTATTATCCTATTGATCAGTACAG ATGCATTCTTCATCACCCAGTAGCCTCTGCATTGGAGGAGTGGATAAGCACACAAGAATATTCAGATCATAAACAGTCGTTGATCCCCAAGTGGCATATCCCTAGTGATGAAGAAATTCAATTTGCAAATGAGCTGTTAGATCTGCATTTAAGATCAGCTTTAGATGATCTTATCAGAATATGTCAGACTAAAATTCATTCTGATTCAG GAAGTGAAAAAGAGCACCTCAAGGTGACACTTTTGCGGTTGAATTCTTCATTGCAAGGTGTCTTATCATGCTTGCCTGATTTTAGACCATCGGCTAACAACAGATCTATCGAGGATTTGGGTAGTTTATCTTTCTTAATAGCTGGTGCTAATGGTGCTAGTGTTGGCACTGTTGAATTGAGGGAAAAAGCAGCGGGAGTCATACATACAGCCTGcaa ATACTTATTAGAGGAAAAAGCTGATGATAGCATCTTACTCCTAATTGTTGTTCGCATTATGGATGCTTTGGGTAACTATG GAAGTGCTGAATATGATGACTGGACACATTACAGGCATGCTTGGAAGTTGGAATCTCCTTCCATAATTGAACCGCCAATAAACTTCATCATTTCATCTCATTCTAAAGGGAAGAGAAG GCCTCGTTGGGCACTTGTTGACAAAGCATATATGCATCACACCTGGCGGGCTTCACAATCATCTTACCATCTGTTCCGCACAAGTGCAAAGACATCTCCGTCAGACCATTTGATTCTTTTGGTGGATGATCTTCTTAATCTTTCAGTGCACCAATATGAAATTGTGCGCAT ACTTGCATGCAAGGCCCTTTTGAAAATGTTGAGAAGATGGCCTTCCTTGACTTCTAAGTGTGTGCTCACCATGTCAGCAAATTTATCTAATCTCAATACGCCAGAGCATGCTGTTCTAGGTTCTTGTTCTGTTCTTTCTTCACAGACAGTGCACAAGCATCTTACAACG GATTTGAAGGCATTTCATTCGTTCGCCATTGGAATTTTATCAAG CTCTCATCATGAATCACTCAAAGCTCAGAAGGCTATTAATGAG ATTTTTGTCAAATATAACATGAATTTTGCGGGCATCTCCAAAGGAATTCTTGGGGTTTCTGGAAACCATCTGGATGGTCCTAGTTTTCCAGAATTGATTTCTCATATTGCTTCTCTGAGCTTTGAGTCAACCAACTTACATTGGCG GTATAACCTTATGTCCAATAGGGCTCTACTTTTGCTGGCAATGGCATCTAGGAATGACCCAAATGTATCTTCAAGAATTCTGAGTGAAACTGCTG GTCACTTCTTGAAAAACTTGAAGAGCCAACTTCCCCAGACAAGAATACTTGCCATCTCTGCATTGAATTTACTGTTAAAAGAATCACCTTATAAAGAAACAGCTGAGAAACAACTTACTTTCTCAGTGGATGTTGAAAAACAAACCAAGTCTTCCCTTGAAGAAGTTTTAAGCAAAAATTTTCAGGAGGAAGCTTTCTTCATCGAAACTCTAAACTGTCTCTCTCATCTTCACATCATTAGTGATGCTGAAAACAGGGGCAATGGTGCTTCCTTTCAGAGTTACGCAGACAAGTCAATTACCCACTTCTATTTTGAATTTTCGTCTTCATGGCCAAGGACTCCCAGTTGGACTTCTATGCTGAGAAGTGATACTTTCTACTCAAGCTTTGCACGCATATTTAAGCGATTATTTCAAGAATGTGGCATGCCTGTTTTAGTTTCTTTGAAAAATGCATTGGATGAGTTTACAAATTCAAAGGAGAGGTCTAAGCAGTGTGTTGCTGCTGAAGTGTTTGCTGGATTATTGCATTCTGATGTTAGTGGTGTACAAGAAGTGTGGGACAGCTGGATGATGGTTCAGTTACAGAATGTTATTCTTTCTCCTTCTGTGGAATCAATACCAGAATGGACCACATGTATACGGTATTCTGTTACTGGAAAGGGGAAACGTGGAACGAGAATCCCGCTTCTTCGTGAGAAGATTCTGGATTGTTTGGCAACGCCTTTACCTCTAACAGTAAATACAACTGTAGTCGCAAAACGTATAGCATTTCTTTCAGCAGCCCTTATAGAAGTCTCCCCACCTAGAATGCCCGTGTCTGAAATTCATCTACACTGGAAACTTATGCAGGAATTGCTAGACAATATGAGGCACTCATCTGCACAG GTGAGAGAAAAAATTGGTGTTACTCTATCCATTGTGTGCTCAAATCTTCAACTTCACACATTCTTCACtggtgatgatgatgttggTTTTAGAATAGAAGGGAGAAGCTGGGACCAATACTTGATAGAACATGCTTCTGCAGTTGTCCTCAACATCCAGAGTGCCGGGAACTCTGATCGAATGGATGTGCAATCAGATGCGATTCATGGAAATGACATTTCAAATGGTGACTCTAAAGATGATATGAAATGGATGGAAACG GTATTCCATTTTATTATCTCATCTTGTAAGTCAGGAAGGTCTTCATATCTACTGGATGTTATTGTGGGTCTTCTCTATCCTGTAATATCTTTGCAG GAAACATCAAATAAAGACCTGTCAACATTGGCCAAGACAGCCTTTCATTTGCTGAAATGGAGGATTTTATGGGTCCCTCATCTACAAAAAGCAGTGTCTGTGATCCTTTCTTCAGCCACCGATTCCAACTGGCGAACTAGATCCGCCACTCTTACCTTCTTGCGTACATTTATGTATAG gCACATCTTTGTCCTTTCTGATGGGGAGAAAAGACAAATCTGGAGAACAGTGGAGGATCTCCTCAAAGACAATCAAGTAGAG GTAAGAGAGCATGCTGCAGCAGTTCTAGCAGGACTAATGAAGGGTGGAGATGAAAATATGTCTGAAGACTTCCGAAATAGAGCTTTTGAAGACGCGAGCATCATATTTAAGAAgagaaagcagcaaag AAGATCTTCTATTCGTGGCCAAGCGGTAGCCTCTACACATGGTGCTGTTCTTGCCTTGGCAGCTTGTGTATTATCTGTTCCCTATGACATGCCCAG TTGGTTACCGGAGCATGTTACCTTGCTAGCTCAATTTGTTGGAGAACCATCGCCAGTGAAATCAGCTGTGACTAAAGCAGTTGCTGAGTTCCGAAGAACACATGCAGATACATGGAATTTTCAGAAAGATTCCTTTACGGAAGACCAACTCGAG ATTCTGGCTGATACATCATCCTCTTCGTCCTATTTCGCTTGA